The Bacillus sp. F19 DNA segment CTTGTGTGATTAAGGGAGATCAGCCCCGCTGGTCCATTGGCACGTATTTCTGCATATTCGGTCCTGTGTAATCTGCACGCGGGCGAATCAGACGGTTGTTCTCATATTGCTCGAGAATATGAGCGAGCCATCCTGATACACGGCTCACAGCAAAGATAGGCGTGAATAAATCATGATCAATGCCTAAGCTGTGGTACATGGATGCAGAATAGAAATCTACGTTTGGCGGAATGGATTTTTCACTTGTTACAACTTCTTCAATTTTAGTAGAAATTTCAAACCATTTTGGCTCACCTGTAAGATTCGTCAATTTTTCAGACATTTCCTTCAGATGTTTCGCTCTCGGATCTCCCTGGCGATACACACGGTGTCCAAAGCCCATAATTTTTTCTTTTCTGGAGAATTTTTCATGCAAGTATGACTCAACGTTATTAATGTCTCCAATTTCTTTGAGCATTTTCATTACCGCTTCATTTGCTCCGCCATGCAAAGGTCCCTTAAGAGCGCCGATTGCTGCAGTTACGCCAGAATAAACATCTGATAATGTTGCTACACACACGCGTGCTGTAAATGTAGATGCATTCAGTTCATGATCGGCATGAAGGACTAATGCTTTATTAAAAGCTTCCACTGCAACACTGCTCGGCTCTTCTCCAGTTAAAGTATACAGGAAATTCACTGCTAAACTAGCATCTGATTTTGGTTTAATAGGCTCAAGTCCTTTGCGGATACGGGCGAATGCTGAAACAATTGTCGGCAGCTTTGCCTGAAGACGGATCGCTTTGCGGTAGTTAGCTTCCGGATCCATTACATCTGCTTCACTGTCAAATAAGCCAAGAAGAGAAACAGCTGTACGGAGAGCTGCCATCGGATGCACAGATTTTAGATCGTATGATTTAAAGTGATCGACAACCTCCTGCGGTATTTCTGCATTTTCAGCAAGCTCTTTTTTAATTTCTGCAAGCTGGTCTTTCGTAGGAAGCTTTCTATGCCACAATAAATAAACGACCTCTTCGAAACTAGCATTCTCTGCTAAATCATCGATATTATACCCCGCATATGTAAGAGTATCATCAATAATCGAACTTACAGATGAAGTAGTAGCAACTACTCCTTCTAGACCCCGTGTTGTTGTCATGTAAATCTCTCCTTTGCAAAAATATCCCCATTGATCCGCTCTTCTCGTCAACAATAAAAGATAGCATTCTACAAACTGGTCTTTTTCTTTTTATTTGCCCAATCTTCCAATCGTTTAAACGACCGAGCGCTTGCTCAATACACAAGCATTTATTAAAAAGAAAATGCTTACATTTACAGCTAATATAATAGCCACATCGAATGTTATCTTCAATTGTGACTTTAATTAATAAGAAGGCGGAATTAAACTGCCTATACCCATTATAAACAATTATCTGATTTTTGTGAACGAAAAGAATTTCCAGTACCAAAAAATTTGTCAGAAAAATGATATTAAAGAAGAATAATGAGTTTTTAGGGCGCCTTCTCACTTATTGTATCAGAATTTATTATATTAACCAAAAAATTTAACTGTTTGCATCACTAAATAGGCAATACCCGCTCCAATCAGCGGACCGACTGCAACTCCCCCAAATAAAGACACCGCTAAAATAGTTCCGAAGACAAGAGCTGTTGTTATATGGGGATCTTCAGAAAGAAGCGTCAAGCCATTTTTGGCTATAAGGGCAACAGCAATTCCGGCTCCTAAAGCGATCCATGCATAGGATGATCTCATTGCCTCTGTCAGCTGCTTAAATCCAATATCACCGGTCGCAATCGGCACCAAAACGGCAATCATAATAACCGTTACGCCCCAATTGATTCCTTTTGCCTGGATATGCGGGAACAATTTAGTATCAAGGCCGGTCAGTTTGATAAAAAGTAAAAAGCCGACTGCAAACATTAATGATTGATTTTTGGCAAGAAATCCAACGATCAATAATATGATTAAAAATAGGACAGGTTGATTCATTCTCTTACATCCTTTCAAAACATGTTTCTACTAAGAAAAGCGGAACCGCCTGGTCAGCTCCGACAGACAGATAAGGATCCGACAGAAAAGGCGCTTTTTGCCTTTGCTGGCGGAGCCGTTCTGGCCGAGGAGTTAGGCGGTGGAGCTGGAAAACTTGAAAAGCGGAACCGCCTGGTCAGCTCCGACAGACAGATAAGGATCCGACAGAAAAGGCGCTTTTTGCCTTTGCTGGCGGAGCCGTTCTGGCCGAGGAGTTAGGCGGTGGAGCTGGACAACTTGAAAAGCGGAACCGCCTGGTCAGCTCCGGCAGACAGATAAGGATCCGACAGAAAAGGCGCTTTTTGCCTTTGCTGGCGGAGCCGTTCTGGCCGAGGAGTTAGGCGGTGGAGCTGGACAACTTGAAAAGCGGAACCGCCTGGTCAGCTCCGGCAGATAGATAAGGATCCGACAGAAAAGGCGCTTTTTGCCTTTGCTGGCGGAGCCGTTCTGGCCGAGGAGTTAGGCGGTGGAGCTGGACACGAGTACGGAAATTTATATCCTTTCTTACTATAAAAATTCCGAATGAAAAACAGGAGGGAAACATTTGAATGCATATTTAGTACAAGTTGCTGCCAGAGCACTTGCTGTTGCATGTATCATTGCCGCCGCTCTAGCCTCTGTTTATTATGTCTCGGCTCTTACTTACCCGTTTATTATAGGTCTCATTCTTGCGATTCTTATTAATCCAATGGTCAATCTGCTTGAAACAAAAATGGTCCGAAGTGCTGCTGTTTTTATTTCAATCGCATTCCTGTTTGTCATTTTCGCAGGAATCATAACTTTGCTTATCACAGAACTCGTAACGGGAACAACCTACCTGGCGTCGTCCGTTCCTGAGCATTTCAAAACTCTGGTTGTTTATATTGAGACATTCATTGGGGATCGTGTGCTTCCCATCTATGAAGATATTGCTGCTTTATTTAATACGCTTGATTCAAGTCAGCAGGCTACGATACTTGCCAACATTCAAAATGCAGGTGAACAAATCGGATCGAATGCAGCCGATTTTTTAAAAGGGCTGCTTGAGAATATTCCTCTGTTTATCAGCTGGCTGCCGAACGCCGCAACAGTGACGATTTTCTCCTTGCTGGCTGCTTTTTTTATCAGCAAAGACTGGTACAAATTTCAAAAGCTGCTGCGCAAGTATCTTCCTCTTAAAGCAAGAAAAAGCGGGAGAACGGTGGTTGATGATCTAAAAAAAGCTTTGCTTGGATTTATTAAAGCGCAGCTGATTTTAATCAGCATTACAACGATTATCGTATTAATAGGGTTACTCTTCCTGAGGGTGGATTATGCAATAACGATTGCTTTGTTAATTGGAACAGTTGATTTGCTTCCCTATCTCGGAACAGGCCTGGTTTTTGTTCCATGGATTGTTTATTCGGCATTCAGCGGCGATCTGCCATTTGCTATTGGTTTAGGTGTCTTATATCTGATTATATTGATTCAGCGTCAAATGATGGAGCCCAAGATTTTATCCTCAACGATTGGGCTTGATCCTCTTGCTACTCTGATTTCATTATTTGTTGGATTCAAACTGATTGGATTTCTCGGTTTAATTGTGGGGCCTGTGGCTTTAGTCATTTTTAATGCCCTTCATAATGCAAGAGTATTTGAAGATATTTGGACATTTATCACTGCTAAGAAATCGTGATAGCAAGCGAAAAAAAACCGCTGATGCAATATGCTCAAGCGGCTCTATCGTATGATCGTAAATCGATTTTGGTCAATCAGCCTGCTGATCCATTTTTGGAGAAGCGGCTTTACGAATTTCCTTGTTGCCGGTATTAATAAAACAAACCCAGTTAAATCTGTCAGGAAACCGGGTGATAATAGAAGCAAGCCCCCGACAAGTACACAAAGACCATCGATTATGGCATCACCAGGTATATTCCCAAAGCTTATTTCCCGCTGAACTTTTCGGATCGCTTCCATTCCCTGCTTCTTTGCAAGCCATGCTCCAGCTATTCCTGTAGCTATGATCATAAGGATAGTTGGAATGATTCCGATGGTTTTACCAGAGAAAAGCAGGATGCCGATTTCACAAGCTGGGATGATAATTAAAAACGGCAGTAAATATCTCATCTAATGCACCTCATTTTGTCGTATATAAAGATTATATGGAATGCATGCAAAAAAGAGAAGGAAAAGCCCTTCTCTTTTTTAATGTATTTTCTTAAAGAACACTTGCATGTCCTTGATAGATGGCACCGCGTGATCCATCAACTGTAATTTCCTGGCCATCTTTCAGGATAGAAGTTGCACCTTCAACTCCTACAATAACCGGAATTCCAAGGCTCAGGCCAACTACAGCAGCATGACTTGTTAATCCGCCTTCTTCAGTAATTAATGCTGAAGCTTTCTCTAATGCACCCATCATATCGCGATCTGTACTTTGAGAAACTAAAATAGCACCCTGAGTCATTTTTGATTCAGCATCAGAAGCTGAGCTTGCTACAACAACTTTGCCAAACGCTGTTTTGCGTCCGATTCCCTGCCCTTTAGCAATCACATCGCCAACAACATGAACTTTCATTAAGTTCGTTGTGCCAGTTTCGCCGATCGGAATGCCTGCAGTGATGACTATTAAATCACCATGTTTAACAATTCCTGACTCTAATGACTCTTCTACTGCCTGATCAAGCATTTCATCTGTTGATGTCGCTTTCTCACCATTACGCGGGTAGACTCCCCAAACAAGAGCAAGCTTGCGAGATACTGACTCACATGAAGTAACGGCAACGATCGGAGCTTTAGGGCGGTATTTAGAAATCATGCGGGCAGTATGACCGCTCTCAGTTGTTGCTACAATAGCAGAAGCCTGCAAGTTAAGGCCTGTATGCGCAACCGATTGTCCAATTGAATCCGTAATTGTCATATCAGCCTGTTCACTGCGTTTCGCAAGAATTTGCTTATAATCAAGCGCCTGTTCTGCACGTGAAGCAATGTTATTCATTGTTTGAACAGCTTCAACCGGATAAGAACCTGCAGCCGTTTCACCTGATAACATGATCGCATCTGTACCGTCAAAAATAGCATTTGCAACGTCACTTGCTTCTGCCCGCGTTGGACGCGGATTGCGCTGCATGCTGTCCAGCATTTGCGTAGCTGTAATGACCGGTTTGCCTAAAGCATTGCACTTTTTAATTAGTTCTTTTTGAACCAATGGCACTTCTTCAGCAGGAATTTCAACACCCAAGTCACCGCGTGCAACCATTAAACCATCTGAAACCTCAAGAATCTCGTCGATGTTGTCGACACCTTCCTGGTTTTCAATTTTAGGAATGATTTGAATATGGCCTGCATCGTGCTTTTCAAGCAATTCACGAATTTCAAGAACATCTGCTGCACGCCGTACGAATGACGCAGCGATGAAGTCTACTCCCTGCTCGATTCCAAAAACAATATCATTTGCATCTTTTTCTGTGATTCCTGGAAGCTTAACGCTTACGCCTGGAACGTTAACGCCTTTTTTATTTTTTAATGTTCCTGTGTTTAAAACCTTTGTTCTTATTTCTTTCGCTTCTTTATTCATTTCAAGAACTTCAAGTCCAATCAGTCCATCATCAAGCAAAATGATTGAGCCTGCATGTACATCATTAATTAATCCTTCGTATGAGATAGAGAACTTATCAGCAGTTCCAAGCACCTCAGTCATTGAAACGATCACTTCTGATCCTGCAACAAGCTCGATTGCACCTTCCTGCATGGAATGTGTGCGGATTTCAGGTCCTTTAGTATCCAAAAGGATTGCGATATCCTTATTAAGCTTTCCTGAAGCCTCGCGGATGTTTTTGATTCGTGCTCCGTGCTCTTCGAAATCTCCGTGTGAGAAGTTTAAGCGTGAAACGTTCATTCCGGCTTCCATTAATTGCGTAAGTTTTTCAACACTTTCACTTGCAGGGCCGATCGTACAGACTATTTTCGTTTTTCTCATTCGATATATTCCTCCTGTTAATAGGTATGAAAACGATACCAAACAGATATCATTTAGATGGATAATTCTTTTGAAAGCTGGTACATGTCCTTATCGACTGTATGCGGAGTATCTAAAATCTCAAGGATACCATTGTTTGTCAGTTTATTGCTTTGAATACCAACTGCACGTCCGCCTTTTCCTTCAAGCAATAATTCCACAGCATAAGCACCAAGACGGCTTGCAAGCACACGGTCAAAAGCAGTCGGTGATCCTCCGCGCTGTATATGTCCTAAAACAGATACGCGTGTTTCAAGGTTTGTAGCCTCTTCAATTTTTCTTCCGAATTCCACTCCGCTACCAACGCCTTCAGCCACGATGATAATACTGTGTTTTTTGCCCCGGTCTGTTCCATGCTTTAAACGTGCAAGGATATCTTCCATGTCATAGTCCACTTCCGGAATCAGAATGGTTTCTGCTCCGCCGGCAAGACCTGACCATAACGCAAGATCTCCAGCATGTCTTCCCATGACTTCAATCACGTATGTACGTTCATGTGATGTGGCAGTATCACGAATTTTATCTATAGCATCAATTACTGTATTAAGTGCAGTATCAAATCCAATGGTAAAATCAGTGCCTGGAATGTCATTATCAATGGTTCCCGGAACGCCTACACATGGAAAACCATGTTCAGTCAGCTTTTTGGCTCCCATATAAGAACCGTCTCCGCCGATGACAACTAAGCCTTCTATTCCATGTTTCTTTAATTGCTCGATTCCTTTTAATTGTCCCTCAACTGTTCTAAATTCAGGACAGCGTGCTGTATAGAGCTTTGTACCCCCGCGGTGGATAATATCTCCTACAGATCCAAGCTCAAGCTTTTCGATATGTCCAGCAATTAATCCAGAATAACCGTGATAAATTCCGTACACTTCTACATCATGATAGATCGCTTTACGTACAACTGCGCGCACGGCCGCGTTCATACCAGGCGAATCTCCTCCACTAGTTAATACGCCGATTTTTTTCATTTTTCTCACCCCAAAGTAGTATGTGATATTAAAATAACATGAAGAAATAGGCAACACAATAGACAAGAAACGACAAATGTCGAATTTTCACGTTACATTTAAACCATTCTCATTATACAATAAAACCTCTTGTTTTGAGGGGTTTTCAGCGAATCTTTGAAAATTAAATAAAGTAAACGCTTCCTTTTAGATTTGTCGAAAAATCTCATTAGTTCAAGGCTCTGCGATTACCATCATTTACTAGGCATATTCCCTTAAAAAAAGAAACGTGCTGCCTTCCTGGTTCGAAGGCTACACGTTAATCTATTTTACCCCAAGTATTTCTCCTGCAAACGAAACTTGACCGATTCTTTTAAACTTTTCATAACGATGCTGAACTAATTGAGGTCCATCCAGCTTTAACAATTCTTTAAGGGATGCATGAATGACTTTATCAATATTTTTTGCCTGTTCAGATACATCCCTGTGTGCGCCGCCTTTGACTTCATTGATAATATGATCGATGACGCCCAGCTTCTTCAGATCAGGTGCTGTGATTTTCATTGTTTCCGCGGCTTTTTTTGCCAGCCCTGCATCCTTCCATAAAAGAGCAGCTGCTCCTTCTGGCGATATAACAGAGTAAGTGGAGTTCTCAAGCATATGAATATGATTTCCTACTCCCAGCGCCAGCGCACCGCCGCTGCCGCCTTCCCCAATTACAATACAGATAACCGGAACAGATAATCCAGCCATTTCAAATAAGTTTTTGGCGATGGCTTCGCTTTGGCCCCGTTCTTCTGCTGCCTTACCGGGATAAGCCCCTTTTGTATCAATAAAGCAGATAATCGGACGGTTGAATTTTTCAGCCTGATGCATTAACCGCAAAGCTTTGCGGTAGCCTTCCGGATGAGGCATTCCGAAGTTCCGGCGAATATTCTCTTTCGTATCCTTGCCGCGCTGGTGGCCTATTACCGTTACTGGAAGCCCGTCGTACTTTGCGATGCCCCCTACAATAGCTTCATCGTCGCCGTAGTAGCGGTCACCATGAATTTCAAAGAAATTCGTAAAAAGTTTTTCAATATAATCCAAAGTTGTCGGGCGGTTAGGATGTCTTGCAATTTGCACTCGATCCCAAGGCTGCAAATTGGTATAAATATCTTTTTCAAGCTTTTCAAGACGGCCCTCAAGCTTCACAATCTCAGCTGAAAGGTCTACATCGGTATTTTTTGTAAATTCTTTAAGCTCTGAAATTTTCCCTCTTAACTCTGTTACAGGTTTTTCAAACTCCAGTTCTCCTACCATGATGATCCACCGCCTGACGTATGAAGTTCGAGGATGTTTGAAAGAGTGTCCTTCATATCCAATCGATTAATAACGGCATCAAGCTGGCCGTGTTTTAAAAGAAATTCTGCCGTCTGAAAATCTTCAGGCAGGTCTTCTCTGATTGTCTGTTCAATAATTCTTCTTCCTGCAAACCCAATCAATGCACGGGGTTCTGCAAAATTGTAATCGCCAAGAGAAGCAAAGCTCGCTGAAACTCCGCCTGTCGTCGGATGTGTCATAACAGAGATGATCAAACCTCCGTTATTGCTGAACATTTTTAGTGCAGAGCTCGTCTTGGCCATTTGCATTAAACTGAGAACACCTTCCTGCATTCTTGCACCGCCCGAAGCTGTAAAGATGATAAATGGCAGCTCACGGTCATTTGCACGCTCTATCGCTCTAGTAATCTTTTCGCCGACAACCGATCCCATGCTGCCCATTCTGAAGCTTGCATCCATGATGGCAACGACTGTGTGATTGCCGTTTATCGTGCCTTCTCCGGTCACAACCGCTTCATTTAAATTTGTTTTTTTGCGGTCTTTTTCTACTTTTTCCATATAACCTGGAAAATTAAGCGGATTTTCTGAAACCATTTCTTTATCGAACTCTGTAAATGAATGTTCATCAAATAAGCTTTTAATTCTTTCTCTGGCATTCATGGTGTGATGATGGCCGCAATTCATGCACACTCTCAAGTTTTTATTCAATTCTTTAGAATACATAATCTTTTTACAGCTAGGACACTTTGTCATTATTCCTTCTGGAACATCATACTTTGCCTGCTCAGAGGGAATGGATGCATATTTCTTCTTTTTCGAAAATAAATCCTTTAACAAAACGTTGCCTCCTTTTCTATGAAAATAATTCGGTGTCTTTAGAAAGATCGTCTGACTGATTAGAAATGATCTCTTTTAGCCATATCTATCTACTTTAACGAACCATCTTCAATTTTTTTGTAAAAAGGTGTCATGTCCTATTCGACATTTTCTTTAAACGATCGGAATTCATATTAATTCCAGCATCTATGTCAGCTACAGCGCCTAACTCCTCGGTCAGAGCTTTTTCTGCCTGTCGGAGCTTGACAAGGCGCTTGCGTTTTTCTTATTTGTTAGAGTGTAAAAAGATTCAAAAACCATCTTTTCATCTTTTGAAGCAAGTCCGTCAATTATTTTCTCATAAACGATGTCGCTGCCTGAGCCTGAATGATGATCTGTCTGTATTACTTTTAAATACTCATTCAGAACAGACCATATCCGGAGTAAAAGATAGTTGTCCGACAGCTGCATGAACTTAGCCATAATGTCCATATGTCCCAGGTTCTGCTCCTGAATAGCGATGGCGAGATTCTTTAACTCTTCTTCATTATTATCTTTCTCAAGCAATAGCTTTAATGCATTTGATTCCAAAAGAACATTCATTTCAATTAAATCTGCGATAGCATTCTTATCCTGTAAAATAAACGTTCCGAGAATTTCAACAAGACCATGTTCGCGGAAATTCTTAATATACGTTCCTTCACCGCGTCTTGTTTCAATCATCCCAAGCAGCTCGAGCGCCCGAAGTGCTTCTCTGACAGATGATCTCCCTGCATTTAAGCGTTCTGCGAGCTCTCGTTCAGATGGTATTTTATCTCCTGCTGATAGACCGTCTTCGTGGATAATGGACCTGATTTGACGAAGTATCTCAATATATACTTTCGACTTCGGTTCACTCACTGTACACCACTCACTTTGTTTCGATGATCGCTAACTGTTTAGTCTTCTCAGCTATTTCATTTGGGTCAGCCTTTAATCTTGCCACACCAGTTTCCATCGCCGCTGTAGCTACTGCTGCAGCTACAGCAGGAGCAACACGTGCATCGAATGGAGCTGGAATGACATAGTCAGCGGATAATTCTTCTGCGCTTATTAATGAAGCAATCGCTTCTACAGCGGCAATTTTCATTTGCTCGTTAATATGTGTAGCACGCACATCAAGTGCACCTCGGAAAATTCCCGGGAACGCAAGAACATTGTTGACTTGGTTTGGGAAATCTGAACGGCCGGTGCCAATAACCATCGCTCCTGCTTCTTTTGCATCACTTGGCATGATTTCCGGTACTGGATTCGCCATCGCGAAAATGATTGGATCGCTTTTCATCGTAGCAATCATTTCTTTTGTTAACGCACCCTCAACTGAAACGCCAATAAATACGTCCGCATCTTTAATGACATCTGCCAATGAGCCTTCAGCACGGTCACGGTTCGTAAATTTCGCTACTTCCGCCTTCACGTTATTCATGCCAAATGAACGTCCTTCAAAGATCGCCCCTTTTGAATCGCACATAATAATATCACGCACGCCATAGCGGTATAAAAGCTTGATAATTGCTATTCCTGCTGCACCTGCTCCATTTGCAACCACTTTAATGTTAGACATTTGTTTTCCTGTAAACTTAAGTGCATTCACAAGTCCTGCAACAGTAACAATAGCAGTTCCGTGCTGATCATCATGAAAAACAGGAATGTTTGTTTCTTTCTTCAATCTCTCTTCAATAACAAAACAATTTGGTGCTGCAATATCTTCAAGATTGATGCCTCCGAATGTAGGCTCAAGCAATTTGACCGTTTCTACAATTTTATCCACATCTGTCGTATTCAAACAAATCGGAAATGCATCAACTCCCGCAAAGCTTTTGAACAGTACCGCTTTGCCTTCCATTACAGGGAGTGCTGCCTCCGGCCCGATATTTCCAAGGCCAAGCACGGCAGTGCCATCTGATACTACTGCCACCATGTTGCCTTTCATTGTATAATCGTACACTTTATTTTTGTCGTCATATATTGCCTTACAAGGTTCAGCGACCCCTGGAGAATAAGCTAAGCTTAAGTCTTTAGCATTTCTGACTGGTACTTTTGATTTTGATTCTAGCTTTCCTTTATGAATTAGATGCATATGTAATGCTTCTTCTCGCAATGACATCTTCTCACTCCTTAGGGTCATATTGGAGGTGGTCTGACCACTCCAGCCAATAATAAATCATAACATATTTTTAGTTATTGTAAAGTCTTGTATTTTTTAACTTACCGTTTAAATGTGCCGAATCTAATCTTTCACTGCAATATTCTGATTGCCCAAAAGGTCTTTCAGCTCCGATAAACATCGGTCATTCGCATCCACAAAGTAGTCTCTTGGCAGCTGGACGGTTCTTTTGTCCTTCTCGTAATAAAGAAAAACAGGTGTGCTGCCGCGATGACGTTTGAGAGTATCTTGTACAGTCTGCAGTTTCCCTTCAGCCAGATGAGTCTCTTCGATTTTAAGGAATAGTGTTTTCGTTCTTTTCTCGAGATCCTGGGTGGTCTCTGCATCAGATATAATCAGCTGCATCCGATCGTTGCGATTCTCAATCTTCCCGCTTAGTACAGCGACTTTACCTTGAGAAAAAATATCCCCTGCTTTAGTATAAACAGACGGAAAAGCGACCGCTTCAAGTTCCCCGCTCTCATCACTTAATGCAAGAAAAGCCATAACTTCGCCTTTTTTTGTCCGGATTGTGCGTATCGCTGTAATAAATACCCCTACCTTTACCTTTTGATGAAGCAATTGCCGGGCATCACTGATTTTTACAATCCCAAACCGATTAAATAAGTATGAGTGCGCTGATGCAGGATGACTTGAAAAGTAAAATCCCAGTGCTTCCTTTTCGAATTTAAGCATTTCTTCAATTTTGAACGGTTCAACTTCTATATATTTCGGCTTTATACTGAATTCTTCCTCTTCTAAAAATAAATCATATTGATTTTCATCATCTGAAGAAAAAAGGGCAGCATGCTCGATAGCTAAATCAAGACTTGCAAGGAGCGTAGATCTTTCCACCTCAAACTCATCCATTGCTCCGGAAAAGACAAGAGATTCCATCACTTTTCGGTTGACGATTTTCGTTGATACCCTCACACAAAAATCAAATAGATCGGTAAATTCCCTTTTCTTTCTTGCCTGATATATTTCTTTAACAGCATTTGTTCCTACATTTTTAATTGCATTCAGACTAAACCGGATGCTGCCTTTTTCTACAATAAAAGGATATTCGCTCTTGTTAATAGACGGCGGCAAAACAGCCACACCGTGCTGCTTGGCCTCTCTAATATATTGAGCCACTTTTTCATCATTGCCGATCACACTTGTTAAAAGCGCCGCCATAAAATAAACAGGGTAATGGGCTTTCAAATAAGCAAGCTGAAACGAAATCATGCTGTAGGCAACTGCGTGGCTCCTGTTAAATCCGTAGTTGGCAAATTTAACAATTAAATCATAAATACTGTTTGCAGAGGCTTCATCATAGCCGTTATCTATGCAGCCTGATACAAAATGCTCTCTTTCCTGATCAAGCATTTCTTTAATTTTTTTCCCTACTGCTCTTCTCAATAAATCAGCTTCACCCAAAGAAAACCCAGCCATTTTCGAAGCTATTTCCATGATCTGCTCCTGATACACGATGACGCCATTGGTTGTCTTTAAGATAGGCTCTAAAGCAGGGTGCGGGTATTCGATCTTTTCTCTGTGATGCTTCCGATTTATAAATAGAGGAATATTTTCCATTGGACCCGGGCGAAAAAGGGCATTTACGGCCACTATATCCTCAAGATCCGTTGGTTTCAGCCTTCTAAGAACGCTCCGCATTCCATCAGACTCCAGCTGAAAGACCCCAGTTGTATCTCCTTGTCCGAGCAGTTCAAATGTTTTTTCATCCTTATATGAAATTTGGGAGAAATCGATTTTCTTTTTCTCATTCCGTTCAATAAGATTTGTTATTTTTTCGATCAGCGTCAAGTTTCTCAATCCAAGAAAATCCATTTTCAGCAATCCAAGGTCTTCAAGATAATCCATCGAAAACTGAGTTAAATAAATCCCATTATGCCCATCCTGTATGGGAATGATGTCCGTTAACGGCTCGCTGCTTAGCACTACCCCGGCAGCATGTGTGGATGTATGGCGCGGAAGCCCTTCTATCTTCATGGCCGTTCCATAAATTTTCTTATAAAGATCCGACTCCGAAAGAAGGTTTTGCAGATCTTTGGACTCTGAATAAGCCTGCTTTAAAGTCGTACCTGGTTTAGAAGGAATGAGCTTGGCCAGTACATCTGCTTCTTTTGCTGATGCTCCCATGACTCTTCCGACATCCCGAAGTGACGCTTTAGCTGCAAGCGTTCCGAATGTCACAATTTGAGCAACATGCATGGACCCGTATTTTTCTGCAACATAGGCAATCATTTCATCCCGTTTTGTATCTG contains these protein-coding regions:
- the dnaE gene encoding DNA polymerase III subunit alpha, whose translation is MPFVHLQVQSAYSLLNSSARINKLIEKAESFQLKALAITDFHTMYGAVAFYKQCKKHGIKPIIGLTASVILEETGESTGYPLVLLAKNNDGYRNLLKISSVLQTKSPEGIKSRWLKSYSGGLMAFTPGRTGLAEKYIQEGNSEEAVRILKIYRSLFNEGDFYLSVQKHFLQEDLKMAEELLQISNQTGLPLVAANDVHYIEKEDAFAHNCLLSIKNGSKMEDDSDYALPSNQYYFKSPSEMAELFQDCPEALENTLKIANECNVSLELGKTQLPKYPAPGGQSADEYLERLCLQGLKHRFSEAKDTYFKRLEYELDVIKQMKFSDYFLIVWDFMKYAHDHHILTGPGRGSAAGSLVAYVLKITDVDPIEHHLLFERFLNPERINMPDIDIDFPDTKRDEMIAYVAEKYGSMHVAQIVTFGTLAAKASLRDVGRVMGASAKEADVLAKLIPSKPGTTLKQAYSESKDLQNLLSESDLYKKIYGTAMKIEGLPRHTSTHAAGVVLSSEPLTDIIPIQDGHNGIYLTQFSMDYLEDLGLLKMDFLGLRNLTLIEKITNLIERNEKKKIDFSQISYKDEKTFELLGQGDTTGVFQLESDGMRSVLRRLKPTDLEDIVAVNALFRPGPMENIPLFINRKHHREKIEYPHPALEPILKTTNGVIVYQEQIMEIASKMAGFSLGEADLLRRAVGKKIKEMLDQEREHFVSGCIDNGYDEASANSIYDLIVKFANYGFNRSHAVAYSMISFQLAYLKAHYPVYFMAALLTSVIGNDEKVAQYIREAKQHGVAVLPPSINKSEYPFIVEKGSIRFSLNAIKNVGTNAVKEIYQARKKREFTDLFDFCVRVSTKIVNRKVMESLVFSGAMDEFEVERSTLLASLDLAIEHAALFSSDDENQYDLFLEEEEFSIKPKYIEVEPFKIEEMLKFEKEALGFYFSSHPASAHSYLFNRFGIVKISDARQLLHQKVKVGVFITAIRTIRTKKGEVMAFLALSDESGELEAVAFPSVYTKAGDIFSQGKVAVLSGKIENRNDRMQLIISDAETTQDLEKRTKTLFLKIEETHLAEGKLQTVQDTLKRHRGSTPVFLYYEKDKRTVQLPRDYFVDANDRCLSELKDLLGNQNIAVKD